Proteins encoded within one genomic window of Camelina sativa cultivar DH55 chromosome 19, Cs, whole genome shotgun sequence:
- the LOC104767553 gene encoding pentatricopeptide repeat-containing protein At3g16610, translated as MIPMYLRLLESCIRSRNLTLGQIIHQQLLKRSLTLRSSTLLVNLTRLYTSCNQVELARQVFDEIPHPRTNPIAWDVMIRAYASNDFSEKALDLYYKMVDSGVRPTKYTYPFVLKACAGLRAMEDGKLIHSHVTCSDFTTDMYVCTALVDFYAKCGELDMALQVFDKMPKRDIVSWNAMISGFSLHCSLTVVIGLFLDMRRSSDGLRPNLSTIVGMFPALGKAGALREGRAVHGYCTRMGFSNDLVTTPVAIGIILMGCARFGDLNGGRCVHCYAVKAGFILDLTVGNTIISFYAKYGSLCDAFKQFSEIGLKDVISYNSLISGCVENCRPEESLRLFHDMKSSGIRPDITTLLGVLNACSHLADLGHGSSCQGYCVVHGYSANTSICNALMDMYTKCGKLDVAMRIFDTMHKRDIVSWNTMLFGFGIHGLGKEALSLFKSMRDTGVNPDEVTFLAILSACSHSGLVDEGKQLFKSMSRGDFIVIPRIDHYIYMTDLLARAGHLDEAYDFVNKMPFEPDIRVLGTLLSACWTYNNVELGDEVSKKMQSLGGTTESLVLLSNTYSAAERWEDAENIRMTQKKRGLHKSPGFSWVDV; from the exons ATGATCCCAATGTATCTGAGACTTCTTGAATCCTGTATTCGATCAAGGAATCTGACATTAGGTCAGATCATTCATCAGCAACTTCTTAAACGCTCCCTTACGTTGCGTTCCTCTACCCTCCTCGTCAATTTAACCCGTCTTTACACATCATGCAACCAAGTCGAACTTGCACGccaggtgttcgatgaaattccTCATCCCAGGACGAACCCAATCGCGTGGGACGTGATGATCAGAGCCTATGCATCGAATGATTTCTCGGAGAAAGCTTTGGATTTGTACTACAAGATGGTCGATTCTGGTGTTAGACCCACGAAATACACTTACCCGTTTGTGCTGAAAGCATGTGCTGGTCTGCGAGCAATGGAAGATGGTAAGCTGATACATAGCCATGTGACATGTAGCGACTTCACTACTGATATGTATGTGTGTACTGCTCTCGTTGATTTCTATGCTAAATGCGGGGAACTAGATATGGCATTACAAGTGTTCGACAAAATGCCTAAAAGAGATATTGTGTCATGGAACGCTATGATTTCTGGGTTTTCTTTGCATTGCTCTTTAACTGTTGTCATTGGATTGTTTTTGGATATGCGTAGAAGCAGCGATGGACTCAGGCCTAATTTATCAACAATCGTTGGGATGTTTCCTGCACTAGGAAAGGCTGGTGCTTTGAGGGAAGGGAGAGCTGTTCATGGGTATTGCACACGGATGGGTTTTAGCAATGATTTA GTGACGACACCAGTGGCCATTGGGATTATTCTGATGGGTTGTGCAAGGTTTGGAGATCTGAATGGAGGGCGATGCGTACATTGTTACGCGGTTAAAGCAGGCTTCATCTTAGACTTAACTGTTGGAAACACCATTATTTCATTCTACGCCAAGTATGGAAGCTTATGCGATGCTTTTAAGCAGTTTAGTGAGATTGGCTTGAAAGACGTTATTTCATATAATTCTTTAATCTCTGGGTGTGTGGAGAACTGTCGTCCTGAAGAGAGTTTACGTCTATTTCATGATATGAAATCATCTGGAATTAGGCCAGATATAACAACACTGCTTGGTGTCTTAAACGCTTGTTCTCACTTGGCTGACTTGGGACACGGTTCTAGTTGCCAAGGGTATTGTGTTGTTCATGGCTATTCAGCTAATACAAGCATTTGTAATGCACTGATGGATATGTACACAAAGTGCGGGAAACTTGATGTAGCCATGAGAATTTTCGACACAATGCATAAGCGGGACATAGTTTCGTGGAACACAATGCTGTTTGGATTTGGAATTCATGGGCTTGGAAAAgaagctctttctctgtttaAAAGTATGCGTGACACAGGTGTGAACCCAGACGAGGTGACTTTTCTTGCTATTTTGTCTGCTTGTAGCCATTCAGGACTTGTGGATGAAGGGAAACAACTGTTCAAGTCCATGTCTCGAGGAGATTTCATTGTCATCCCAAGAATAGACCATTACATTTACATGACTGATCTTCTAGCACGTGCCGGACACTTAGATGAAGCTTATGACTTTGTCAACAAGATGCCATTTGAGCCAGACATTCGCGTGTTGGGTACACTTCTCTCTGCTTGTTGGACGTACAATAATGTGGAACTTGGGGATGAAGTGTCGAAAAAGATGCAGAGTCTTGGAGGAACAACAGAAAGCCTAGTTCTTCTCTCCAACACCTATTCAGCTGCTGAGAGATGGGAAGATGCAGAGAATATTAGAATGACACAGAAGAAAAGAGGGCTTCACAAGTCCCCTGGTTTTAGCTGGGTCGATGTTTGA
- the LOC104765501 gene encoding translocase of chloroplast 120, chloroplastic-like isoform X2 — MGDGVEIVNSLDGEEMKLAEERTSDGDVEKKELVGSDEVIDNEEEVFEEAIGSKLESYGADSPLEATSRDERGVKGLEVSYKAVGESRGEVKVTKEAESDLVVDSKMNGDDQGGAGADISNGRVESSLDHVVENSDKATSNGSNLAGNIHSFSENAAVIPGNKQLVAEVISVRAWSEETGNDGIENEFWKENGIGTEQEIEEGEGALKNCFDNESGRQRNDETGADYNSVENASGDQSLNDSIEVAAGILSPLEKSSSEEKNETEDHSSSGFPGETLREQDNRNGGHDVQQSPQSKEIEKQQDSTVNIGQKIKESQHVDRESEVLSSVSPTESRSNTAALPPARPAGLGRAAPLLEPSPRVPQQPRVNGNVSHNQPQQAEDSTTAETDEHDETREKLQLIRVKFLRLAHRLGQTPHNVVVAQVLYRLGLAEQLRGRNGSRVGAFSFDRASAMAEQLEAAGQDPLDFSCTIMVLGKSGVGKSATINSIFDELKISTDAFQMGTKRVQDVEGFVQGIKVRVIDTPGLLPSWSDQHKNEKILKSVRAFIKKNPPDIVLYLDRLDMQSRDSGDMPLLRTITDVFGPSIWFNAIVGLTHAASAPPDGPNGTASSYEMFVTQRSHVIQQAIRQAAGDMRLMNPVSLVENHSACRTNRAGQRVLPNGQVWKPHLLLLSFASKILAEANALLKLQDNNSGEQFTARSKAPPLPVLLSSLLQSRPQAKLPEQQYDDEEDEDDLDESSDSDEESEYDDLPPFKRLTKSDMAKLSKTQKKEYLDEMEYREKLFMKRQMKEERRRRKLMKKFAAEIKDMPNGYSENVEEERSEPASVPVPMPDLSLPASFDSDNPTHRYRYLDSSNQWLVRPVLETHGWDHDIGYEGVNAERLFVVKDKIPISFSGQVTKDKKDSNVQLELASSVKHGEGISTSLGFDMQNAGKELAFTVRSETRFNNFRKNKAAAGLSVTLLGDSVSAGLKVEDKLIANKRFRMVMSGGAMTSRGDVAYGGSLEAQFRDKDYPLGRFLSTLGLSVMDWHGDLAIGGNIQSQVPIGRSSNLIARANLNNRGAGQVSIRVNSSEQLQLAMVALVPLFKKLLSYYSPEQMQYGQ; from the exons ATGGGAGACGGGGTTGAGATTGTTAACAGCCTAGATGGGGAAGAGATGAAGCTTGCGGAGGAAAGAACTAGTGATGGGGATGTTGAGAAAAAGGAGTTGGTGGGATCTGATGAAGTGattgataatgaagaagaggtctttgaggaagcAATTGGTTCAAAACTTGAATCTTACGGAGCGGATTCGCCACTAGAGGCAACAAGTAGGGATGAGAGAGGAGTTAAAGGTTTAGAGGTTAGTTATAAGGCGGTGGGAGAGAGCCGTGGTGAGGTTAAGGTTACGAAGGAGGCTGAATCTGATCTGGTGGTGGATTCCAAGATGAATGGTGATGATCAAGGGGGAGCAGGTGCAGATATTTCAAATGGTAGAGTCGAATCAAGCTTGGATCATGTGGTTGAGAACAGTGATAAGGCTACTTCCAATGGTTCCAATTTAGCCGGAAATATACATTCTTTTTCGGAAAATGCAGCCGTAATTCCTGGTAATAAACAACTGGTGGCTGAAGTTATCTCAGTAAGGGCCTGGTCCGAGGAAACAGGGAATGATGGTATTGAAAACGAATTTTGGAAGGAAAATGGCATTGGAACAGAACAAGAGATTGAGGAAGGTGAGGGAGCACTTAAGAATTGCTTTGACAATGAGTCTGGGCGACAAAGAAATGATGAGACTGGTGCCGACTACAATAGTGTTGAAAATGCTTCAGGTGACCAATCCTTGAATGATAGTATTGAAGTAGCAGCTGGGATCCTATCTCCTTTGGAGAAATCTAGTTCCGAGGAAAAGAACGAGACTGAAGATCACAGCAGTAGTGGCTTCCCTGGGGAAACTCTTAGAGAACAGGACAATAGGAATGGAGGACATGATGTTCAGCAGAGTCCTCAATCTAAGGAAATTGAAAAGCAGCAAGACAGCACAGTAAATATAGGTCAAAAGATTAAGGAAAGTCAACATGTGGATAGAGAATCTGAGGTATTAAGTTCTGTTTCACCAACAGAGTCTAGAAGTAACACTGCAGCATTACCACCTGCTCGCCCGGCAGGTCTTGGTCGTGCGGCTCCTCTTCTGGAACCGTCACCACGCGTTCCACAACAGCCTCGTGTCAATGGCAATGTGTCTCACAATCAGCCTCAGCAAGCTGAAGACTCTACCACTGCAGAGACAGATGAGCATGATGAGACTCGTGAGAAGCTCCAGTTGATCAGGGTCAAATTTTTGAGGCTTGCTCATAGATTAGGGCAAACTCCAcataatgttgttgttgctcaGGTTTTATACAGGCTTGGATTGGCTGAACAGTTGAGGGGCAGAAACGGAAGCCGTGTTGGTGCCTTTAGTTTTGATCGTGCCAGTGCCATGGCAGAACAGCTTGAGGCAGCTGGACAGGACCCCCTCGATTTTTCTTGTACAATTATGGTGCTCGGTAAAAGTGGGGTTGGTAAAAGTGCAACTATCAATTCTATTTTTGATGAACTGAAAATTAGTACTGATGCATTCCAGATGGGGACAAAGAGGGTTCAGGATGTTGAGGGTTTTGTTCAGGGAATTAAGGTACGGGTAATTGACACTCCTGGTCTCTTACCATCCTGGTCAGATCAACACAAGAATGAGAAGATCCTGAAGTCTGTTAGGGCATTCATCAAGAAAAATCCGCCTGACATTGTATTATATCTTGATAGGTTGGATATGCAAAGCAGAGATTCTGGTGACATGCCTCTCTTGCGCACCATCACTGATGTTTTTGGACCATCAATATGGTTTAATGCCATTGTGGGTTTGACTCATGCCGCTTCGGCTCCACCAGATGGCCCAAATGGTACTGCTTCTAGCTATGAGATGTTTGTAACACAACGTTCTCATGTCATCCAGCAGGCCATTCGCCAAGCAGCGGGAGATATGAGGCTCATGAACCCTGTTTCTTTAGTTGAGAACCACTCTGCTTGCAGGACAAATCGGGCAGGCCAGAGAGTATTACCTAACGGCCAAGTGTGGAAGCCTCATTTGCTATTACTCTCATTTGCATCCAAGATTCTAGCAGAAGCAAATGCTCTTCTGAAATTACAAGATAATAATTCAGGGGAACAATTTACAGCTCGGTCCAAGGCTCCTCCATTACCAGTTCTTCTCTCATCGCTTCTGCAGTCAAGACCACAAGCTAAGCTTCCTGAGCAGCAGtacgatgatgaagaagatgaagatgatttgGATGAATCATCAGATTCTGATGAAGAATCAGAGTATGATGACCTTCCTCCCTTTAAGCGGTTGACTAAATCCGATATGGCTAAGCTTAGTAAAACTCAGAAGAAGGAATATCTCGATGAGATGGAGTACCGGGAGAAATTATTTATGAAGAGGCAGATGAAAGAGGAAAGAAGGAGGCGTAAGTTGATGAAGAAATTTGCTGCTGAGATTAAAGATATGCCAAACGGGTATAgtgagaat gtggaagaagagagaagtgaaCCTGCATCTGTTCCAGTTCCCATGCCGGATTTATCTCTACCTGCATCTTTTGACTCTGACAATCCTACTCACCGGTACCGGTACCTTGATTCCTCCAATCAATGGCTTGTTAGGCCAGTCTTGGAAACTCATGGGTGGGATCATGATATTGGTTATGAAGGTGTGAATGCGGAAcgactttttgttgttaaagaCAAAATACCGATATCTTTCTCTGGTCAAGTGACAAAGGACAAGAAGGATTCTAACGTGCAGCTGGAATTGGCCAGCTCGGTTAAACATGGAGAGggtatatcaacttccctaGGTTTTGACATGCAAAATGCTGGGAAGGAATTGGCTTTCACAGTACGAAGTGAAACTAGATTTAACAATTTTAGGAAAAACAAAGCGGCAGCTGGTCTCTCTGTAACGCTCTTGGGTGATTCGGTGTCTGCGGGGCTGAAAGTCGAAGATAAGTTGATTGCTAATAAACGGTTCAGAATGGTTATGTCTGGTGGGGCAATGACTAGTCGGGGAGATGTTGCATATGGTGGTAGTTTAGAAGCTCAGTTTAGAGATAAAGATTATCCACTTGGTCGGTTTTTGTCCACTCTTGGACTTTCTGTGATGGATTGGCATGGCGATCTTGCTATCGGAGGAAATATACAGTCCCAAGTGCCCATTGGACGTTCCTCTAATCTAATAGCTCGTGCTAATTTAAATAACAGAGGGGCAGGGCAAGTAAGCATCCGCGTAAACAGCTCTGAGCAGCTCCAACTTGCTATGGTTGCATTGGTGCCTCTGTTCAAGAAGCTTCTTAGTTATTATTCCCCCGAGCAAATGCAATATGGACAATGA
- the LOC104765501 gene encoding translocase of chloroplast 120, chloroplastic-like isoform X1: MGDGVEIVNSLDGEEMKLAEERTSDGDVEKKELVGSDEVIDNEEEVFEEAIGSKLESYGADSPLEATSRDERGVKGLEVSYKAVGESRGEVKVTKEAESDLVVDSKMNGDDQGGAGADISNGRVESSLDHVVENSDKATSNGSNLAGNIHSFSENAAVIPGNKQLVAEVISVRAWSEETGNDGIENEFWKENGIGTEQEIEEGEGALKNCFDNESGRQRNDETGADYNSVENASGDQSLNDSIEVAAGILSPLEKSSSEEKNETEDHSSSGFPGETLREQDNRNGGHDVQQSPQSKEIEKQQDSTVNIGQKIKESQHVDRESEVLSSVSPTESRSNTAALPPARPAGLGRAAPLLEPSPRVPQQPRVNGNVSHNQPQQAEDSTTAETDEHDETREKLQLIRVKFLRLAHRLGQTPHNVVVAQVLYRLGLAEQLRGRNGSRVGAFSFDRASAMAEQLEAAGQDPLDFSCTIMVLGKSGVGKSATINSIFDELKISTDAFQMGTKRVQDVEGFVQGIKVRVIDTPGLLPSWSDQHKNEKILKSVRAFIKKNPPDIVLYLDRLDMQSRDSGDMPLLRTITDVFGPSIWFNAIVGLTHAASAPPDGPNGTASSYEMFVTQRSHVIQQAIRQAAGDMRLMNPVSLVENHSACRTNRAGQRVLPNGQVWKPHLLLLSFASKILAEANALLKLQDNNSGEQFTARSKAPPLPVLLSSLLQSRPQAKLPEQQYDDEEDEDDLDESSDSDEESEYDDLPPFKRLTKSDMAKLSKTQKKEYLDEMEYREKLFMKRQMKEERRRRKLMKKFAAEIKDMPNGYSENVEEERSEPASVPVPMPDLSLPASFDSDNPTHRYRYLDSSNQWLVRPVLETHGWDHDIGYEGVNAERLFVVKDKIPISFSGQVTKDKKDSNVQLELASSVKHGEGISTSLGFDMQNAGKELAFTVRSETRFNNFRKNKAAAGLSVTLLGDSVSAGLKVEDKLIANKRFRMVMSGGAMTSRGDVAYGGSLEAQFRDKDYPLGRFLSTLGLSVMDWHGDLAIGGNIQSQVPIGRSSNLIARANLNNRGAGQVSIRVNSSEQLQLAMVALVPLFKKLLSYYSPEQMQYGQ, from the exons ATGGGAGACGGGGTTGAGATTGTTAACAGCCTAGATGGGGAAGAGATGAAGCTTGCGGAGGAAAGAACTAGTGATGGGGATGTTGAGAAAAAGGAGTTGGTGGGATCTGATGAAGTGattgataatgaagaagaggtctttgaggaagcAATTGGTTCAAAACTTGAATCTTACGGAGCGGATTCGCCACTAGAGGCAACAAGTAGGGATGAGAGAGGAGTTAAAGGTTTAGAGGTTAGTTATAAGGCGGTGGGAGAGAGCCGTGGTGAGGTTAAGGTTACGAAGGAGGCTGAATCTGATCTGGTGGTGGATTCCAAGATGAATGGTGATGATCAAGGGGGAGCAGGTGCAGATATTTCAAATGGTAGAGTCGAATCAAGCTTGGATCATGTGGTTGAGAACAGTGATAAGGCTACTTCCAATGGTTCCAATTTAGCCGGAAATATACATTCTTTTTCGGAAAATGCAGCCGTAATTCCTGGTAATAAACAACTGGTGGCTGAAGTTATCTCAGTAAGGGCCTGGTCCGAGGAAACAGGGAATGATGGTATTGAAAACGAATTTTGGAAGGAAAATGGCATTGGAACAGAACAAGAGATTGAGGAAGGTGAGGGAGCACTTAAGAATTGCTTTGACAATGAGTCTGGGCGACAAAGAAATGATGAGACTGGTGCCGACTACAATAGTGTTGAAAATGCTTCAGGTGACCAATCCTTGAATGATAGTATTGAAGTAGCAGCTGGGATCCTATCTCCTTTGGAGAAATCTAGTTCCGAGGAAAAGAACGAGACTGAAGATCACAGCAGTAGTGGCTTCCCTGGGGAAACTCTTAGAGAACAGGACAATAGGAATGGAGGACATGATGTTCAGCAGAGTCCTCAATCTAAGGAAATTGAAAAGCAGCAAGACAGCACAGTAAATATAGGTCAAAAGATTAAGGAAAGTCAACATGTGGATAGAGAATCTGAGGTATTAAGTTCTGTTTCACCAACAGAGTCTAGAAGTAACACTGCAGCATTACCACCTGCTCGCCCGGCAGGTCTTGGTCGTGCGGCTCCTCTTCTGGAACCGTCACCACGCGTTCCACAACAGCCTCGTGTCAATGGCAATGTGTCTCACAATCAGCCTCAGCAAGCTGAAGACTCTACCACTGCAGAGACAGATGAGCATGATGAGACTCGTGAGAAGCTCCAGTTGATCAGGGTCAAATTTTTGAGGCTTGCTCATAGATTAGGGCAAACTCCAcataatgttgttgttgctcaGGTTTTATACAGGCTTGGATTGGCTGAACAGTTGAGGGGCAGAAACGGAAGCCGTGTTGGTGCCTTTAGTTTTGATCGTGCCAGTGCCATGGCAGAACAGCTTGAGGCAGCTGGACAGGACCCCCTCGATTTTTCTTGTACAATTATGGTGCTCGGTAAAAGTGGGGTTGGTAAAAGTGCAACTATCAATTCTATTTTTGATGAACTGAAAATTAGTACTGATGCATTCCAGATGGGGACAAAGAGGGTTCAGGATGTTGAGGGTTTTGTTCAGGGAATTAAGGTACGGGTAATTGACACTCCTGGTCTCTTACCATCCTGGTCAGATCAACACAAGAATGAGAAGATCCTGAAGTCTGTTAGGGCATTCATCAAGAAAAATCCGCCTGACATTGTATTATATCTTGATAGGTTGGATATGCAAAGCAGAGATTCTGGTGACATGCCTCTCTTGCGCACCATCACTGATGTTTTTGGACCATCAATATGGTTTAATGCCATTGTGGGTTTGACTCATGCCGCTTCGGCTCCACCAGATGGCCCAAATGGTACTGCTTCTAGCTATGAGATGTTTGTAACACAACGTTCTCATGTCATCCAGCAGGCCATTCGCCAAGCAGCGGGAGATATGAGGCTCATGAACCCTGTTTCTTTAGTTGAGAACCACTCTGCTTGCAGGACAAATCGGGCAGGCCAGAGAGTATTACCTAACGGCCAAGTGTGGAAGCCTCATTTGCTATTACTCTCATTTGCATCCAAGATTCTAGCAGAAGCAAATGCTCTTCTGAAATTACAAGATAATAATTCAGGGGAACAATTTACAGCTCGGTCCAAGGCTCCTCCATTACCAGTTCTTCTCTCATCGCTTCTGCAGTCAAGACCACAAGCTAAGCTTCCTGAGCAGCAGtacgatgatgaagaagatgaagatgatttgGATGAATCATCAGATTCTGATGAAGAATCAGAGTATGATGACCTTCCTCCCTTTAAGCGGTTGACTAAATCCGATATGGCTAAGCTTAGTAAAACTCAGAAGAAGGAATATCTCGATGAGATGGAGTACCGGGAGAAATTATTTATGAAGAGGCAGATGAAAGAGGAAAGAAGGAGGCGTAAGTTGATGAAGAAATTTGCTGCTGAGATTAAAGATATGCCAAACGGGTATAgtgagaatgtggaagaagagagaagtgaaCCTGCATCTGTTCCAGTTCCCATGCCGGATTTATCTCTACCTGCATCTTTTGACTCTGACAATCCTACTCACCGGTACCGGTACCTTGATTCCTCCAATCAATGGCTTGTTAG GCCAGTCTTGGAAACTCATGGGTGGGATCATGATATTGGTTATGAAGGTGTGAATGCGGAAcgactttttgttgttaaagaCAAAATACCGATATCTTTCTCTGGTCAAGTGACAAAGGACAAGAAGGATTCTAACGTGCAGCTGGAATTGGCCAGCTCGGTTAAACATGGAGAGggtatatcaacttccctaGGTTTTGACATGCAAAATGCTGGGAAGGAATTGGCTTTCACAGTACGAAGTGAAACTAGATTTAACAATTTTAGGAAAAACAAAGCGGCAGCTGGTCTCTCTGTAACGCTCTTGGGTGATTCGGTGTCTGCGGGGCTGAAAGTCGAAGATAAGTTGATTGCTAATAAACGGTTCAGAATGGTTATGTCTGGTGGGGCAATGACTAGTCGGGGAGATGTTGCATATGGTGGTAGTTTAGAAGCTCAGTTTAGAGATAAAGATTATCCACTTGGTCGGTTTTTGTCCACTCTTGGACTTTCTGTGATGGATTGGCATGGCGATCTTGCTATCGGAGGAAATATACAGTCCCAAGTGCCCATTGGACGTTCCTCTAATCTAATAGCTCGTGCTAATTTAAATAACAGAGGGGCAGGGCAAGTAAGCATCCGCGTAAACAGCTCTGAGCAGCTCCAACTTGCTATGGTTGCATTGGTGCCTCTGTTCAAGAAGCTTCTTAGTTATTATTCCCCCGAGCAAATGCAATATGGACAATGA